In the genome of Raphanus sativus cultivar WK10039 chromosome 4, ASM80110v3, whole genome shotgun sequence, one region contains:
- the LOC108855602 gene encoding long-chain-fatty-acid--[acyl-carrier-protein] ligase AEE15, chloroplastic — protein sequence MPIHLKPDCSFFIASFPFLRASAMTSTSLGPSMLLSYGSSSREFHDLRFRLNSGHRVRVPSFRRFRIHCGSKEKDVTAIIESSSLSGGDAAVVRSNEWKAVPDIWRSSAEKYGDKVALVDPYHDPPLKLTYNQLEQEILDFAQGLRVVGVKSDEKIALFADNSCRWLVSDQGIMSTGAVNVVRGSRSSVEELLQIYQHSESVALVVDNPEFFNRIADTFTSKASLRFLILLWGEKSSLSTQGMQIPVYSYTEIKTLGQERRAESSGSNDTSKSINPDDTAAIMYTSGTTGNPKGVMLTHRNLLHQIKHLSAYVPAEAGDRFLSMLPSWHAYERACEYFIFTCGVEQMYTSIRFLKDDLKRYQPHYLISVPLVYETLYSGIQKQIFTSSAARKFLALTLIKISLAYMEMKRIYEGMCLTKEQKPPMYIVALVDWLRARVVAALLWPLHMLAKILIYKKIHASIGISKAGISGGGSLPIHIDKFFEAIGVILQNGYGLTETSPVICARTLSCNVLGSAGYPMHGTEFKIVDPETNAVLPPGSKGIVKVRGPQIMKGYYKNPTTTKQVLNESGWFNTGDMGWIAPHHSTGRSRRCGGLIVLEGRAKDTIVLSTGENVEPLEIEEAAMRSRLIDQIVVIGQDQRRLGAIIIPNKEEAEKLDPETSQLSNEKLKSLVYQELRKWTSECSFQVGPVLIVDEPFTIDNGLMTPTMKIRRDKVVAKYKDEISQLYN from the exons ATGCCAATTCATCTGAAACCTGATTGCTCCTTCTTCATCGCTTCCTTCCCGTTTCTTCGCGCGTCAGCGATGACGTCAACTTCCTTGGGACCTTCGATGCTTCTCTCGTACGGCTCTTCTTCCCGTGAATTTCATGATCTCCGGTTCAGATTGAATTCGGGTCATCGTGTTCGAGTTCCTTCGTTCCGGAGATTTCGGATTCACTGCGGGTCCAAG GAAAAGGACGTGACGGCAATCATTGAAAGCTCTTCATTGTCAGGAGGAGATGCTGCTGTGGTGCGCTCTAATGAGTGGAAGGCTGTCCCAGATATTTGGAGATCATCTGCTGAAAAGTATGGTGATAAAGTTGCACTTGTAGATCCTTACCATGATCCGCCTTTGAAATTGACATACAACCAG TTGGAACAAGAGATTTTGGACTTTGCTCAAGGATTACGTGTTGTTGGAGTGAAATCAGATGAGAAGATTGCACTTTTTGCTGATAACTCCTGCCGATGGCTTGTTTCTGATCAAG GTATAATGTCCACAGGAGCAGTCAATGTTGTCAGAGGATCTAGGTCCTCTGTTGAAGAGTTACTGCAGATATACCAACATTCTGAAAG TGTAGCCCTCGTTGTGGACAATCCTGAGTTTTTCAACCGCATCGCTGACACATTTACTTCCAAAGCGTCTCTGAGGTTTTTGATACTTCTCTGGGGTGAGAAGTCATCATTGTCTACACAGGGGATGCAGATTCCAGTTTACAGCTACACAGAAATTAAAACCCTAGGACAGGAGAGACGTGCAGAATCATCAGGATCTAACGATACAA GTAAATCCATCAATCCAGATGACACGGCCGCGATTATGTATACCAGTGGTACCACCGGGAATCCCAAAGGCGTTATGCTTACACATCGGAATCTCTTACACCAG ATAAAACATTTATCCGCATATGTACCTGCTGAAGCTGGCGATAGATTTCTAAGCATGCTGCCGTCGTGGCATGCCTACGAACGTGCTTGCGAATACTTCATATTCACGTGTGGAGTTGAGCAAATGTATACGTCTATAAGATTCTTAAAG GATGATCTAAAGCGGTATCAACCACACTATCTTATATCCGTTCCTTTGGTATATGAGACACTTTACAG TGGTATTCAAAAGCAGATTTTCACAAGTTCAGCTGCCCGTAAATTTCTAGCACTTACATTGATCAAAATCAGTCTCGCATATATGGAGATGAAGCGAATTTATGAG GGTATGTGTCTGACAAAAGAGCAAAAGCCTCCAATGTATATTGTTGCTTTGGTTGATTGGTTGCGAGCGAGAGTAGTTGCTGCTTTATTGTGGCCATTACATATGTTGGCCAAAATATTAATCTACAAGAAAATTCATGCCTCTATTGGGATATCAAAG GCTGGTATCAGCGGAGGTGGTAGTTTACCCATTCACATTGACAAGTTTTTTGAG GCCATCGGTGTGATTCTACAAAATGGTTATGGCTTGACAGAGACATCCCCGGTTATCTGTGCACGGACGCTTAGCTGTAAC GTTCTTGGCTCAGCTGGGTATCCAATGCATGGTACAGAGTTCAAAATTGTAGATCCTGAGACTAATGCTGttcttcctcctggttcaaaggGCATTGTCAAAGTCAGAGGCCCACAGATTATGAAAGGTTATTATAAG AATCCAACAACCACAAAGCAAGTTCTAAATGAAAGTGGGTGGTTCAACACAGGAGATATGGGCTGGATCGCTCCTCATCACTCAACAGGAAGGAGTCGCCGTTGTGGAGGTCTCATCGTTCTTGAAGGCCGTGCCAAAGACACTATTGTTCTCTCCACAG GTGAAAATGTGGAACCATTGGAGATTGAAGAAGCTGCCATGAGAAGCAGATTGATTGATCAAATCGTGGTTATTGGACAG GATCAACGACGACTAGGAGCTATCATAATCCCAAACAAAGAGGAAGCAGAAAAGCTCGATCCTGAAACATCCCAACTTAGCAACGAAAAATTAAAGAGCTTAGTTTACCAAGAACTGAGGAAATG GACATCAGAATGCTCGTTTCAAGTCGGACCAGTCTTGATCGTGGACGAGCCCTTCAcg ATAGACAATGGCTTAATGACACCAACGATGAAGATTAGAAGGGACAAGGTCGTGGCTAAGTACAAAGACGAGATTAGTCAACTTTACAATTAA
- the LOC108848977 gene encoding histidine kinase CKI1-like, whose product MVVAFSEMMVRIRKLVTSRPIFVIFVLAFLVFVFGCIPVTIWRRTTKDVTNEIASITEDLQSSLVSEVENIGKFTYQKTSSSTTGLARIIDSYLTNNDIHFKNIQTQIAPVLFQAYSTIPQVSQVLYVSTDGLLFSYKTELNASVAVFANSSSSNSSGKGDYTWYKQTIDQITGRLIGNATKIKPVDVTHKDWFQAAQRNHTMTFVGAGLGGEVNETMFQCVVSLDSKKGVVLLGFPVKTLIGTLNHLDLQGGQLYLWTKEGTLIVPESSLNATFFTSNGSICFRRESSRTLSSHCIHGNCSSSAYQVVIGGSKLQAFCSVLEVSGVPLRYTLMFPNKERTPSIGSASLYLLVAAMFLGLCWPLGFVYFMVNAAGREMHMRATLINQMEATQQAERKSMNKSEAFARASHDIRGSLAGITGLIDICHDSEEVRHGSELETSLKLVNGCTKDLLDLLNSVLDTSKIESGKMQLKEEEFNLAKLVEDVIDFFHPVAMKKGVDVVLDMHDGSVFKCSNVRGDGGKLKQILNNLVSNAVKFTVEGHILIRAWAQRTSSNVVLASDNEGGLSKFSKCIKNKDQSSTSRRDNGNMMEFVFEVDDTGKGIPMEMRKSVFENYVQVRETDQGQQGTGLGLGIVQSLVRLMGGEIRIIDKAMGEKGTCFQFNVLLSVASESQLSRQDMELEEGNYKPWAIKTSLGGSMSIRNMSPRLHNWLSSSPKQERSRVVLLLKDGERRKVTEKYIKSLGIKVTVVEKWEHLNHALERLLGFSRQGSMGRAECGSLSSSSRELPLIGMDGIDSRSQTPKRTRHGFSPAFLLVIDAETGDFLELHDIVEQFRRGLHHGQSCKVVWLNGPSGSESLEGNIICSKPLHGSCLNRVLKMLPEFGGTEPKEDKQGAFKPSEDEFLSGKRVMVVDDNRITSSVATRKLKKMGVSEVKQCYSGKEAVNLVSKWLTQRELEEEGSTQMFLPFDYIFMDCQMPEMDGYEATREIRKMEEQYGGGLHIPIIAVSGHDHGSREAIETIQAGMDAFMEKHLNHDQLAKVIREITKQGMGSLN is encoded by the exons ATGGTTGTTGCATTCTCTG AAATGATGGTAAGAATTAGAAAGCTTGTGACTTCTCGTCCAATATTCGTCATCTTCGTCCTG GCATTTCTTGTGTTTGTTTTCGGGTGCATACCGGTCACGATTTGGCGTAGAACAACTAAGGACGTAACAAACGAAATTGCTTCTATCACTGAAGATCTCCAGTCAAGTCTAGTTTCCGAGGTTGAAAACATCGGAAAATTTACCTACCAGAAGACCAGTTCATCTACAACCGGTTTAGCCAGAATTATAGATTCTTATCTCACCAACAATGATATTCATTTCAAAAACATTCAAACACAG ATCGCACCGGTTCTGTTTCAAGCCTATTCAACGATCCCTCAAGTCTCTCAAGTTTTGTACGTCAGTACAGATGGTCTCTTGTTTTCTTACAAAACAGAACTAAACGCAAGTGTCGCTGTTTTTGCCAACTCTTCGTCCTCGAACTCAAGTGGTAAAGGAGACTACACTTGGTACAAACAAACCATTGATCAGATAACCGGTCGTCTTATCGGGAATGCAACGAAAATTAAGCCCGTTGATGTAACCCATAAAGACTGGTTTCAAGCAGCACAGAGAAACCACACTATGACCTTTGTGGGAGCTGGTTTGGGAGGAGAAGTTAACGAAACTATGTTTCAGTGTGTAGTTAGCTTGGACAGCAAGAAAGGAGTTGTTTTATTAGGGTTTCCGGTTAAGACTTTAATTGGCACTTTGAACCATTTGGATCTACAAGGTGGACAGCTTTACTTGTGGACCAAGGAAGGGACCTTGATTGTTCCTGAAAGTTCACTAAATGCTACTTTCTTCACCTCTAATGGCTCCATTTGCTTCCGTAGAGAATCCTCGAGAACCCTCTCGTCTCATTGCATCCACGGAAACTGTAGTTCTAGTGCCTACCAGGTGGTGATCGGAGGATCCAAACTCCAAGCTTTTTGCTCTGTTCTTGAAGTTTCCGGCGTGCCTCTG AGATACACACTCATGTTTCCCAACAAAGAAAGAACACCAAGCATCGGGAGCGCATCGCTATATCTGCTTGTTGCAGCAATGTTTTTAGGCTTGTGCTGGCCTCTAGGGTTTGTGTATTTTATGGTGAATGCAGCAGGAAGAGAGATGCATATGCGTGCAACATTGATAAACCAAATGGAAGCAACACAACAGGCCGAGAGGAAAAGCATGAACAAGAGCGAAGCCTTTGCAAGAGCTAGCCATGATATAAGAGGTTCCCTTGCAGGGATTACCGGTCTTATTGATATATGCCATGACTCTGAAGAAGTTAGACATGGTTCTGAGCTAGAGACTAGTCTTAAGCTAGTGAATGGCTGCACCAAGGATCTGCTTG ATTTGCTTAACTCAGTTTTGGACACGAGCAAAATCGAAAGCGGGAAGATGCAGTTAAAGGAAGAAGAGTTCAACCTAGCAAAACTTGTGGAAGACGTCATCGATTTTTTTCATCCTGTGGCGATGAAGAAAGGGGTTGATGTGGTTTTGGATATGCACGATGGCTCGGTTTTTAAATGCTCTAACGTACGAGGAGATGGTGGAAAACTGAAGCAAATCCTCAACAATCTTGTCAGCAATGCGGTCAAGTTCACGGTCGAGGGACACATTCTGATCCGAGCTTGGGCTCAGAGGACAAGTTCCAATGTGGTCCTTGCATCGGACAATGAAGGTGGTTTATCAAAGTTTTCAAAGTGTATAAAGAATAAAGACCAGTCGTCAACATCAAGAAGAGACAATGGGAACATGATGGAGTTTGTGTTTGAAGTGGATGACACAGGTAAAGGGATACCAATGGAGATGCGCAAATCAGTGTTTGAAAACTATGTTCAGGTAAGAGAAACAGATCAAGGACAACAAGGAACTGGACTAGGACTTGGGATTGTGCAGTCTCTGGTAAGATTAATGGGAGGGGAGATAAGGATCATTGACAAGGCCATGGGAGAGAAGGGCACATGTTTCCAGTTCAATGTTTTATTGTCAGTTGCATCAGAGTCTCAACTAAGTAGACAGGACATGGAACTGGAAGAAGGAAATTACAAGCCTTGGGCTATTAAAACTTCATTGGGAGGTAGCATGAGCATACGCAATATGAGCCCTAGGTTACACAACTGGCTCAGCTCAAGTCCAAAGCAAGAAAGGTCTCGAGTGGTTCTTCTGCTGAAAGATGGAGAACGGAGAAAGGTTACAGAGAAATACATAAAGAGCCTTGGAATAAAAGTCACAGTGGTGGAAAAATGGGAGCATCTGAATCATGCCCTGGAGAGACTTCTTGGGTTTTCACGTCAGGGTTCCATGGGAAGAGCAGAGTGCGGATCATTAAGCTCGAGCTCAAGGGAGTTGCCTTTGATTGGCATGGATGGGATTGATTCAAGAAGCCAGACTCCTAAAAGAACAAGGCATGGTTTCTCTCCAGCTTTCCTTCTGGTGATTGATGCGGAAACCGGAGACTTTCTTGAGCTGCACGACATCGTTGAACAGTTTCGCAGAGGCTTGCACCATGGTCAATCATGTAAAGTTGTTTGGCTTAACGGACCGAGCGGAAGTGAAAGTTTGGAAGGGAACATTATCTGTTCTAAACCCTTGCATGGATCATGTCTCAACCGAGTGCTGAAGATGTTGCCTGAATTTGGAGGAACCGAGCCAAAAGAAGACAAACAAGGAGCTTTCAAGCCTAGTGAAGATGAGTTCTTGAGTGGAAAGAGGGTTATGGTGGTGGATGATAATCGTATAACATCTTCAGTTGCAACAAGAAAGCTGAAAAAGATGGGAGTGTCAGAGGTCAAACAATGCTACAGTGGGAAAGAAGCTGTGAATTTAGTCAGTAAATGGCTTACACAAAGAGAGCTAGAAGAAGAAGGTTCAACACAAATGTTTCTTCCATTTGACTACATTTTCATGGACTGCCAG ATGCCAGAAATGGATGGATATGAAGCAACTAGAGAGATTAGAAAAATGGAGGAACAATATGGTGGTGGTTTGCATATACCAATTATAGCTGTATCTGGACATGATCATGGTTCAAGGGAAGCAATAGAAACCATCCAAGCTGGAATGGACGCCTTCATGGAGAAACACCTGAATCATGACCAACTTGCAAAGGTCATCAGAGAAATCACAAAGCAAGGTATGGGCTCTCTTAACTAG
- the LOC108853894 gene encoding probable glucan endo-1,3-beta-glucosidase A6 — MSLLVFFLFTILVFSSSSCSATRFQHQHRYMQRKITLDLPSKIGINYGRQGNNLPSPYQSINFIKSIKAGHVKLYDADPESLTLLSQTNLYVTITVPNHLITSISTNQTTAEDWVQTNIIPYYPQTHIRFVLVGNEILSVEDRMNITASVVPAMRKIVTSLRAHGIHNIKVGTALDMDSLRSTFPPSNSTFREDIAESLMFPLLKFLNGTNSYFFINLHPYLRWSRNPMNTSLDYALFQGNSTYTDPQTGLVYRNLLDQMLDSVIFAMTKLGYPHIRVAISETGWPNSGDIDETGANILNAATYNRNLIKKMTAIPPIGTPARPGLAIPTFVFSLFDENHKSGSGTQRHYGILHPNGTPIYEIDFTGSKPLTRFNPLPKPTNNVPYKGIVWCVPVEGASEAQLEEALRMACGRGNTTCAALAPGRECYEPVTVYWHASYAVSSYWAEFRTDNVRCYFNGLARMTTVNPGHDRCKFPGVTL, encoded by the exons ATGTCTCTTCTCGTTTTCTTCCTCTTCACCATCCTTGTCTTTTCAA GTTCATCTTGCTCCGCGACTCGGTTCCAGCATCAGCATAGGTACATGCAGAGGAAAATAACGCTAGACTTGCCAAGCAAGATTGGCATCAACTACGGTAGACAAGGAAACAACCTTCCATCTCCATACCAATCCATCAATTTCATCAAATCTATCAAAGCTGGTCATGTCAAGCTCTACGACGCGGATCCAGAGAGTCTAACACTCCTCTCTCAAACCAATCTTTACGTCACCATAACCGTTCCAAACCACCTAATCACTTCCATCAGCACCAACCAAACCACAGCTGAAGATTGGGTCCAAACCAACATCATCCCTTACTACCCACAAACCCATATCCGATTTGTCCTTGTCGGAAACGAAATCCTCTCCGTCGAAGACAGAATGAACATAACAGCAAGCGTCGTACCGGCCATGCGCAAAATAGTGACTTCTCTAAGAGCACATGGCATTCACAACATCAAAGTCGGGACAGCTTTAGATATGGATTCTCTCCGATCAACGTTTCCGCCGTCGAACTCAACTTTCCGGGAAGATATCGCCGAATCGTTGATGTTTCCGTTGCTAAAGTTTCTCAACGGAACGAACTCTTACTTCTTTATCAACCTTCATCCTTACTTGCGTTGGTCAAGAAACCCTATGAACACGAGTTTGGATTATGCTCTGTTTCAAGGAAACTCAACTTATACCGATCCTCAAACCGGTTTGGTTTACCGTAATCTTCTAGACCAAATGTTGGATTCGGTTATCTTCGCCATGACCAAACTCGGTTACCCACACATTCGCGTCGCAATTTCCGAAACCGGATGGCCTAACTCCGGGGACATCGACGAAACCGGCGCCAACATACTCAATGCAGCGACGTATAACCGGAATTTGATCAAGAAGATGACCGCAATTCCACCAATCGGTACACCAGCTAGACCCGGTTTAGCTATACCGACATTTGTTTTCTCCTTGTTCGACGAAAACCATAAATCCGGTTCGGGAACACAGAGACATTATGGAATCCTGCATCCGAACGGGACACCGATCTACGAAATTGATTTCACGGGTTCAAAACCCTTAACCAGATTCAACCCATTGCCTAAACCGACGAACAATGTTCCATACAAGGGTATAGTGTGGTGCGTACCGGTGGAGGGAGCTAGCGAGGCTCAGCTAGAGGAAGCTTTGAGGATGGCTTGCGGCCGAGGCAACACGACGTGTGCGGCTTTGGCTCCGGGAAGAGAATGTTACGAGCCGGTCACTGTTTATTGGCATGCAAGCTATGCGGTTAGCTCGTACTGGGCTGAGTTTCGTACCGATAACGTTAGATGTTACTTCAATGGACTGGCTCGAATGACCACGGTCAACCCTG GACATGATCGCTGCAAGTTTCCAGGCGTTACTCTTTGA